In one window of Brenneria goodwinii DNA:
- the pelW gene encoding pectate disaccharide-lyase PelW has translation MSIFANLSTSKETTLDAWISALKSHIKIIQQAGHSRIRSTPLLADGFDVLNMEPVVWQFPDGHRAPISNFASQQNWLRTLCAMSAVTGENQYQQQAESLSRYFLDHFVDDKSGLFYWGGHRFINLDTLKSEGPESKALVHELKHHLPYYALLHRVDAEKTRHFLQGFWNAHVEDWDALDLGRHGDYAKPRDPDVFLHPCRDVVDPAKWPILPLTKGLTFVNAGTDLIYAAFKYAQYTGDRQAAKWGKHLYRQYVLARNPETGMPVYQFSSPLQRQPPPDDDNQTQSWFGDRAQRQFGAEFGAIAREANVLFRDMRPLLIDNPLAMLDILKTQPDAEILGWVISGLKNYYQYAYDAASNTLRPMWNDGQDMTGYRFKRDGYYGKAGTELTLFTLDGDYLLPLVRAYRLSGDDDLYALINTMLNRLNNEDIQQIASPILLLAVIELAEHEHSEKWGIYAWQLAEVLFDKHFHRGLFVRSARHRYVRLDDPIPLALLTIIAACRCKLNAIPPFLTQGGYVHGDFRINGVNRTIYDVEFIYPELLTN, from the coding sequence ATGAGCATTTTTGCCAATTTAAGCACCAGCAAAGAAACAACACTTGATGCGTGGATTTCCGCCCTGAAGAGCCACATTAAGATTATTCAGCAAGCCGGCCATAGTCGCATTCGTTCGACGCCGCTGCTGGCCGACGGATTCGATGTCCTGAACATGGAACCGGTCGTGTGGCAATTTCCGGATGGGCATCGTGCCCCAATCTCAAACTTTGCCAGTCAGCAGAACTGGCTAAGAACGCTCTGCGCGATGAGCGCCGTCACCGGGGAAAACCAATACCAACAGCAGGCTGAATCATTGAGCCGCTATTTTCTGGATCACTTCGTGGATGATAAGAGCGGACTGTTTTATTGGGGCGGTCATCGGTTTATCAATTTAGATACGCTGAAAAGCGAAGGCCCGGAGTCAAAAGCCCTGGTGCATGAACTCAAGCACCACCTACCCTATTACGCGCTGCTGCATCGCGTTGATGCCGAAAAAACGCGCCACTTCCTGCAAGGCTTTTGGAACGCGCATGTGGAGGATTGGGACGCATTGGATCTTGGGCGCCACGGCGATTATGCCAAACCCCGCGATCCCGATGTGTTCCTCCATCCTTGCCGCGACGTGGTTGACCCAGCCAAATGGCCGATCCTGCCGTTGACGAAAGGGCTAACGTTCGTAAATGCCGGAACCGATCTGATTTACGCCGCGTTCAAGTATGCGCAATATACCGGCGATCGCCAGGCAGCCAAATGGGGGAAGCATTTGTACCGTCAATACGTGCTGGCAAGAAACCCCGAAACCGGAATGCCGGTTTATCAATTCAGCTCTCCTTTGCAGCGCCAACCGCCGCCTGACGATGATAACCAGACGCAATCATGGTTTGGCGATCGGGCGCAGCGGCAATTTGGCGCGGAATTTGGCGCAATAGCCCGTGAAGCCAACGTGCTGTTTCGGGACATGCGCCCGCTGTTAATTGATAATCCGCTGGCGATGCTGGATATCCTGAAAACCCAACCTGATGCCGAAATACTTGGCTGGGTGATTTCCGGGCTTAAAAATTATTATCAATACGCCTATGACGCCGCCAGTAATACGCTGCGCCCAATGTGGAATGACGGTCAGGATATGACGGGTTACCGTTTTAAGCGTGACGGCTATTATGGCAAAGCGGGCACCGAACTCACCCTTTTTACGCTTGATGGTGATTATCTATTACCACTGGTGCGTGCTTATCGCCTGAGCGGCGACGATGATCTGTATGCGTTAATTAATACCATGTTGAATCGTCTGAACAATGAAGACATTCAGCAAATAGCCAGTCCGATTTTATTATTGGCCGTGATTGAGCTGGCCGAGCACGAACATTCAGAAAAATGGGGAATTTATGCCTGGCAATTAGCGGAAGTTTTGTTTGATAAGCATTTTCATCGCGGCCTGTTTGTGCGTTCAGCGCGCCATCGCTATGTCCGGCTGGATGATCCTATCCCCCTGGCTTTATTAACCATCATTGCTGCCTGCCGTTGCAAATTAAACGCTATTCCGCCGTTCTTAACGCAAGGTGGGTATGTTCACGGTGATTTTCGCATTAATGGGGTAAATAGAACTATTTATGACGTGGAGTTTATTTATCCAGAATTATTAACAAATTGA
- a CDS encoding carbohydrate ABC transporter permease codes for MNENRMLGFAYISPYIIGLIVFTAFPFISSLILSFTEYDLMSPPEFTGIENYHRMFLEDDLFWKSMGVTFAYVFLTIPLKLIFALLIAFVLNFKLRGIGFFRTAYYVPSILGSSVAIAVLWRALFAIDGLLNSFLGVFGLDAVNWLGEPSLALMSVTLLRVWQFGSAMVIFLAALQNVPQSQYEAAMIDGASKWQMFMKVTVPLITPVIFFNFIMQTTQAFQEFTAPYVITGGGPTHYTYLFSLYIYDTAFKYFDMGYGAALAWVLFLVVAVFASVAFKSSKYWVFYSADKGGKNG; via the coding sequence ATGAATGAAAACAGAATGCTGGGGTTCGCCTATATCTCCCCCTATATTATAGGGCTGATAGTTTTTACCGCATTCCCCTTTATTTCATCATTGATACTCAGTTTTACCGAGTATGATTTAATGAGCCCGCCCGAATTTACCGGGATAGAAAATTATCATCGGATGTTCCTTGAGGATGACCTTTTTTGGAAATCCATGGGGGTGACCTTTGCTTATGTCTTTTTAACCATCCCGCTAAAATTAATTTTCGCGCTATTAATTGCTTTTGTGCTGAATTTTAAACTGCGCGGTATTGGTTTTTTCCGAACCGCTTACTATGTTCCCTCTATTCTAGGCAGCAGCGTGGCGATCGCCGTGTTATGGCGCGCGCTATTCGCTATCGACGGCCTGCTGAATAGTTTTCTCGGCGTGTTTGGTCTTGATGCGGTTAACTGGCTCGGCGAGCCCTCTCTGGCCCTGATGTCGGTTACGCTGCTGCGCGTCTGGCAGTTTGGTTCCGCCATGGTTATCTTCCTGGCGGCCCTGCAGAACGTACCGCAGTCACAGTACGAAGCAGCCATGATCGACGGCGCCTCTAAATGGCAGATGTTTATGAAAGTCACCGTGCCATTAATTACGCCGGTTATTTTCTTTAACTTTATTATGCAGACCACGCAGGCGTTCCAGGAATTTACCGCGCCTTACGTGATTACCGGTGGCGGGCCGACCCATTACACCTATCTGTTCTCGCTTTATATCTACGATACGGCATTCAAATATTTCGACATGGGCTATGGCGCCGCGCTGGCGTGGGTTCTGTTCCTGGTTGTCGCGGTATTCGCTTCGGTTGCCTTCAAATCGTCCAAATACTGGGTGTTCTATTCCGCCGATAAAGGAGGAAAAAATGGCTGA
- a CDS encoding carbohydrate ABC transporter permease, giving the protein MADIHSNINSAQEVAAIEVRRTLRKEKISAAIRYIILLFVGLLMLYPLAWMFSASLKPNHEIFTTLGLWPEHATWDGFVNGWKTGTEYNFGHYMLNTFKYVIPKVILTIISSTIVAYGFARFEIPWKNFWFATLIATMLLPSTVLLIPQYIMFREMGMLNSYMPLYLPLAFATQGFFVFMLIQFLRGVPRDMEEAAQIDGCNSFQVLWYVVVPILKPAIISVALFQFMWSMNDFIGPLIYVYSVDKYPIALALKMSIDVTEGAPWNEILAMASISILPSIIIFFLAQRYFVQGVTSSGIKG; this is encoded by the coding sequence ATGGCTGACATACATTCAAACATCAATTCGGCTCAGGAAGTGGCGGCAATAGAGGTTCGCCGTACGCTGCGGAAAGAAAAAATCAGCGCCGCTATCCGTTACATCATACTGTTATTTGTCGGGCTGCTGATGCTCTATCCGCTGGCGTGGATGTTCTCCGCATCCCTCAAGCCCAATCATGAGATTTTTACCACGCTCGGATTATGGCCCGAACACGCCACCTGGGACGGGTTCGTCAACGGCTGGAAAACCGGGACGGAATACAATTTCGGTCACTACATGCTTAACACCTTTAAGTACGTGATCCCGAAAGTGATCCTGACCATCATTTCTTCCACCATCGTGGCATACGGCTTCGCCCGCTTCGAAATTCCCTGGAAGAACTTCTGGTTCGCCACGCTGATCGCCACCATGTTGCTGCCCAGCACCGTGCTGCTGATCCCGCAGTACATCATGTTCCGCGAAATGGGCATGTTGAACAGCTATATGCCGCTGTATCTGCCGCTGGCCTTTGCCACCCAGGGATTCTTTGTCTTCATGCTGATCCAGTTCCTGCGCGGCGTGCCGCGTGATATGGAAGAAGCCGCCCAAATCGATGGCTGCAACTCCTTCCAGGTTCTGTGGTATGTGGTGGTGCCGATCCTGAAACCGGCCATTATCTCGGTGGCGCTGTTCCAGTTTATGTGGTCGATGAACGACTTTATCGGTCCGCTGATTTATGTCTACAGCGTGGATAAATATCCGATTGCGCTGGCGCTGAAAATGTCCATCGACGTAACGGAAGGCGCACCGTGGAACGAAATTCTGGCAATGGCGAGCATTTCCATTCTGCCATCCATCATCATTTTCTTCCTGGCACAGCGCTACTTCGTACAGGGCGTTACCAGCAGCGGAATTAAAGGTTAA
- a CDS encoding ABC transporter ATP-binding protein — protein MAEVTFNKLEKVYSNGFKAVHSIDLTIKDGEFMVIVGPSGCAKSTTLRMLAGLETISGGEVRIGERVVNNLAPKERGIAMVFQNYALYPHMTVKENLAFGLKLSKLPKDQIEAQVTEASKILELEELMDRLPRQLSGGQAQRVAVGRAIVKKPDVFLFDEPLSNLDAKLRASMRIRISDLHKQLKKSGKPATTVYVTHDQTEAMTMGDRICVMKLGHIMQVDTPDNLYHYPCNMFVAGFIGAPEMNIKPSKLVEKDGQIGLTVGHYTLVLNSEQQDKVRAYSGQDIFFGIRPEYVTVSETPFEGNHSQGELVRVENMGHEFFMYIKVDGFELTSRVPSDEARLIIKNGLHRQVFFQFDMDKCHIFDAKTEKNISL, from the coding sequence ATGGCTGAAGTTACTTTCAACAAACTGGAAAAAGTTTACTCCAACGGTTTCAAAGCGGTACACAGTATCGACCTGACCATCAAAGACGGCGAGTTTATGGTTATCGTTGGTCCGTCCGGCTGCGCCAAATCCACGACGCTGCGCATGCTGGCCGGTCTGGAAACCATCAGCGGCGGCGAAGTGCGCATCGGCGAGCGGGTAGTGAACAACCTGGCGCCGAAAGAGCGCGGTATCGCCATGGTGTTCCAGAACTATGCGCTCTATCCGCATATGACGGTCAAAGAGAATCTGGCCTTCGGCCTGAAGCTCAGCAAGTTGCCGAAAGACCAAATCGAAGCGCAAGTTACCGAAGCGTCCAAAATTCTTGAATTGGAAGAATTGATGGATCGCCTGCCCCGCCAGCTCTCCGGCGGTCAGGCGCAGCGCGTGGCGGTAGGCCGCGCCATCGTGAAAAAACCCGATGTGTTTCTGTTTGATGAACCGCTCTCCAACCTTGACGCCAAACTGCGCGCCTCCATGCGCATCCGTATTTCCGATCTGCACAAGCAGTTAAAGAAAAGCGGCAAACCGGCCACCACGGTTTATGTTACCCACGACCAAACCGAAGCCATGACCATGGGCGATCGTATCTGCGTGATGAAACTGGGCCACATTATGCAGGTGGATACGCCGGATAACCTGTACCACTATCCGTGCAACATGTTCGTCGCCGGCTTTATTGGCGCGCCGGAAATGAATATCAAACCCAGCAAGCTGGTGGAAAAAGACGGTCAGATCGGTTTAACCGTTGGTCATTACACGCTGGTCTTGAACAGCGAGCAGCAGGATAAAGTGCGGGCCTACTCCGGCCAGGATATTTTCTTCGGTATCCGCCCGGAATACGTGACCGTATCGGAGACCCCATTTGAGGGTAATCACTCTCAGGGCGAGCTGGTGCGCGTAGAGAACATGGGCCATGAATTCTTTATGTATATCAAGGTGGATGGCTTTGAATTAACCAGCCGCGTGCCATCCGACGAAGCGCGGTTGATTATCAAGAATGGCCTGCATCGCCAGGTATTCTTCCAATTCGATATGGATAAGTGCCATATCTTTGATGCAAAAACAGAAAAAAACATCTCTCTCTAA
- a CDS encoding ABC transporter substrate-binding protein, with product MKKAILHTLIASSLALLAHQAFAADQVELRMSWWGGNTRHQYTLKAIEEFHKQHPNINVKAEYTGWDGHLSRLTTQIAGNTEPDVMQTNWNWLPIFSKTGDGFYDLNKVKDELDLGQFNPLDLQSTTIEGKLNGIPISVTARVFYFNTETWKKAGLEYPKTWDELLNAGLVFKEKLGEQAYPVVLEHQDSLALLNSYMVQKYNIPAVDEKNKKFSYTDDQWVEFFAMYKKLVDSHVMPSAKYYASFGKSNMYEMKPWILGDWGGTYMWNSTITKYSDNLQPPAKLELGSYPILPGAKDAGLFFKPAQMLSIGKSTKHPKESAMLINFLLNSKEGVQALGLERGVPLSKAAVAQLTADGVIKDDSPAVAGLSLALSLPHESSVSPYFDDPQIVSLFGDAIQYIDYGQKSVEETAKYFQRQSERILKRAMR from the coding sequence ATGAAAAAAGCGATCCTACACACATTGATAGCCTCATCTCTGGCGTTATTGGCTCATCAAGCTTTTGCCGCCGACCAGGTTGAGCTGCGTATGTCATGGTGGGGAGGTAATACTCGCCACCAATATACGTTGAAAGCTATTGAAGAATTTCATAAGCAACACCCGAATATTAATGTTAAGGCCGAATACACCGGTTGGGATGGTCACCTCTCCCGCTTGACTACGCAAATTGCCGGCAATACCGAACCGGACGTGATGCAAACCAACTGGAACTGGTTGCCGATCTTTTCTAAAACCGGCGACGGTTTCTACGATCTGAATAAAGTTAAGGATGAGTTGGATCTGGGGCAATTCAATCCCTTGGATCTGCAATCCACCACGATTGAAGGCAAGCTGAACGGTATTCCTATTTCCGTCACCGCCCGCGTGTTCTATTTCAACACCGAAACATGGAAAAAAGCCGGTCTGGAGTATCCTAAAACCTGGGATGAACTGCTGAACGCCGGTCTGGTTTTCAAAGAGAAACTGGGTGAGCAAGCCTATCCGGTGGTGCTGGAACATCAGGACTCCCTGGCTCTGCTTAACTCCTATATGGTTCAGAAATACAATATCCCGGCCGTAGACGAGAAAAATAAGAAATTTTCATACACGGATGACCAGTGGGTTGAATTTTTCGCTATGTACAAAAAACTGGTTGATAGCCATGTGATGCCGTCAGCGAAATACTATGCCTCTTTCGGCAAGAGCAACATGTATGAAATGAAACCGTGGATCCTGGGCGACTGGGGCGGCACTTATATGTGGAACTCGACGATTACCAAGTACTCCGATAACCTGCAACCACCGGCGAAGCTGGAACTGGGGAGCTACCCGATACTGCCGGGCGCCAAAGATGCCGGTCTGTTCTTTAAACCGGCTCAGATGCTATCTATCGGTAAATCGACTAAACATCCAAAAGAATCCGCCATGCTGATTAACTTTCTGTTAAACAGCAAAGAAGGCGTTCAGGCATTGGGGTTAGAGCGTGGCGTACCGCTCAGCAAAGCCGCGGTGGCTCAGTTAACCGCCGATGGCGTCATTAAAGATGATTCTCCCGCGGTTGCCGGGCTGAGTCTGGCGCTGTCGCTGCCTCACGAAAGCAGCGTTTCGCCTTATTTTGACGATCCGCAAATCGTTTCTCTGTTCGGCGACGCCATTCAGTATATCGATTATGGTCAAAAGTCTGTTGAGGAAACGGCAAAATACTTCCAGCGCCAGTCTGAACGTATTTTAAAACGCGCCATGAGATAA
- a CDS encoding oligogalacturonate-specific porin KdgM family protein, giving the protein MKLKSLALAVTSLISINAMAVTIDYRHEMKDTPKNDHRDRLLISHRFANGFGLSVEAKWKNGEPSQETTPNKPYHETVSNGTEVVASYVYNFNKTFSIEPGFSLDSSSSSNNYRPYLRGKVNITDDLSYSLRYRPYYLRKSSNIGGSNHTQENGYNLTGTLTYKFLKDFQIDYEMDYKKANKAGAYQYDNETYNIDHDIKLGYKLDKNWKPFIAVGNVAQDGKSDHRQTRYRVGVQYNF; this is encoded by the coding sequence ATGAAATTAAAATCATTAGCTCTGGCAGTTACCTCTTTAATCAGTATTAATGCAATGGCCGTTACTATCGATTACCGCCATGAAATGAAAGATACGCCAAAGAATGATCACCGCGATCGTCTGTTAATATCTCATCGTTTTGCCAATGGGTTTGGCCTGTCCGTTGAAGCAAAATGGAAGAATGGCGAACCGTCACAGGAAACTACGCCCAACAAGCCTTATCATGAAACCGTTAGTAACGGTACTGAAGTCGTTGCCAGCTACGTTTATAATTTTAATAAAACCTTTTCTATTGAACCAGGATTCTCCTTAGATTCCTCTTCATCGTCCAACAACTACCGTCCTTATTTGCGCGGTAAAGTCAATATTACTGACGATCTGTCCTACTCACTGCGTTACCGGCCTTATTACCTGAGAAAAAGTTCAAATATCGGCGGTTCAAACCATACCCAGGAAAACGGCTATAACCTTACCGGGACACTCACCTATAAATTCCTGAAAGACTTCCAGATCGATTATGAAATGGATTATAAAAAAGCGAACAAGGCTGGCGCCTACCAATATGATAATGAAACTTATAACATCGACCATGATATAAAATTGGGCTACAAGCTGGATAAAAACTGGAAGCCATTTATTGCTGTCGGTAATGTGGCGCAGGATGGCAAGTCCGATCACCGCCAAACCCGCTACCGCGTAGGTGTACAGTACAACTTCTAA
- a CDS encoding metal-dependent hydrolase: MTAEGHVLFSVACAILAKKVELSPELAAGDWWHIIPGALLTSLLPDIDHPKSLLGQRLKWISAPIARAFGHRGFTHSLLAIVAGVFFIQTRLPSDWLLPTDAYHAMIVGYLSHIAADLLTSSGVPLLWPCRWRFRLPILNGQKGNQLERFLCIAFIGFSLYQPQKSLNCCTYEQSFRLIRAAQAQVIQLLK, translated from the coding sequence ATGACTGCGGAAGGACATGTCCTATTCTCTGTTGCCTGCGCGATCCTGGCTAAAAAAGTGGAATTGTCGCCGGAACTGGCGGCGGGAGACTGGTGGCATATCATTCCGGGCGCGCTGCTGACGTCGCTCCTGCCGGATATTGATCACCCCAAATCCCTGCTGGGGCAAAGGCTGAAGTGGATATCGGCGCCTATCGCACGCGCATTTGGCCATCGCGGTTTTACCCATAGCCTGCTTGCCATTGTTGCCGGCGTATTCTTCATTCAAACTCGCCTGCCGTCTGATTGGCTGCTGCCGACCGACGCCTACCACGCCATGATTGTCGGTTACCTAAGCCATATTGCCGCCGATCTCCTGACCTCGTCAGGCGTGCCTCTGCTCTGGCCTTGCCGCTGGCGTTTTCGCTTGCCGATATTAAACGGCCAAAAAGGCAACCAGCTAGAACGTTTCCTTTGCATCGCCTTTATTGGCTTTTCGCTATATCAGCCACAAAAAAGTCTGAACTGTTGTACTTACGAACAATCATTCAGACTTATCCGCGCGGCGCAGGCACAAGTGATCCAACTGTTAAAATAA
- a CDS encoding L-cystine transporter — MNFPLLLNILAFAALLFLLGYASKNRSWSLAKKVLLGLVIGVLFGLALHLVYGSDNPVIAQSIAWFNIVGNGYVQLLQMIVMPLVFVSILNSVAKLHNASSLGKISILTLGTLLFTTLIAALVGVFVTNLFGLTASGLVQGAQETARLSAIENNYVGKVSDLSIPQIILSFIPKNPFAELTGANPTSIISVVIFAVFLGVAALQLTKDDAVKGERVLTAIDTLQSWVMKLVRLVMRLTPYGVLALMTKMVASSNLQDILKLGSFVVASYLGLAIMFGVHALILSLTGINPARFFRKIWPVLTFAFTSRSSAATIPLSIEAQTRRIGVPESIASFAASFGTTIGQNGCAGLYPAMLAVMVAPTVGINPLDPVWIATLVGIVTISSAGVAGVGGGATFAALIVLPAMGLPVTLVALLISIEPLIDMGRTALNVSGSMTAGTVTSQLLKQTDKTVFDGQEEAELAHR; from the coding sequence ATGAACTTTCCGCTGCTATTAAATATTCTGGCGTTTGCCGCCCTATTGTTCTTGCTGGGATACGCCAGCAAGAACAGATCGTGGAGCCTGGCAAAAAAAGTCTTATTGGGTCTGGTTATCGGGGTGTTATTCGGCCTGGCGTTACACCTGGTCTACGGCAGCGATAATCCTGTCATCGCACAATCTATCGCCTGGTTTAACATCGTTGGCAACGGCTATGTTCAACTACTGCAAATGATCGTGATGCCGCTGGTATTTGTCTCCATTCTGAACTCGGTCGCCAAGCTGCATAATGCCTCTTCATTAGGGAAGATCAGCATACTGACCCTTGGCACCCTGCTGTTCACCACGCTCATCGCCGCGCTGGTCGGGGTTTTCGTGACGAATCTGTTCGGATTGACCGCCAGCGGATTGGTGCAGGGCGCACAGGAAACCGCTCGCCTGTCGGCTATCGAAAATAACTATGTGGGCAAAGTTTCCGATCTGAGCATCCCGCAGATAATCCTCTCCTTCATTCCTAAAAATCCTTTTGCCGAGTTGACCGGCGCCAACCCTACCTCAATCATCAGCGTGGTTATCTTTGCCGTGTTCCTCGGTGTCGCGGCGCTGCAATTGACCAAAGATGACGCGGTAAAAGGCGAGCGCGTGCTGACCGCCATCGATACCTTGCAATCCTGGGTCATGAAACTGGTTCGACTGGTAATGAGGCTGACCCCGTACGGCGTATTGGCGTTAATGACCAAAATGGTCGCCAGTTCCAACCTGCAAGATATCCTTAAGTTGGGTAGTTTTGTGGTGGCGTCTTACCTGGGGCTGGCCATCATGTTCGGCGTTCACGCGCTGATCCTATCGTTGACCGGCATCAACCCCGCCCGTTTCTTCCGCAAGATATGGCCGGTACTGACGTTTGCCTTTACCAGCCGCTCCAGCGCGGCGACCATTCCTCTCAGTATTGAAGCGCAAACCCGCCGTATCGGGGTACCGGAATCCATCGCCAGCTTTGCCGCCTCATTCGGCACCACTATCGGCCAAAACGGCTGCGCCGGGCTTTATCCCGCGATGCTGGCGGTGATGGTTGCCCCGACGGTCGGCATCAATCCGCTCGATCCGGTATGGATTGCGACGCTGGTCGGCATCGTCACCATCAGTTCAGCCGGCGTGGCCGGCGTGGGGGGCGGAGCAACCTTCGCCGCGCTGATTGTCCTGCCGGCCATGGGATTGCCCGTTACCCTGGTTGCATTGCTGATTTCCATCGAACCATTGATTGATATGGGGCGTACGGCATTGAACGTCAGCGGCTCGATGACGGCGGGAACCGTAACCAGCCAGTTATTGAAACAAACGGATAAGACCGTGTTTGACGGGCAGGAAGAGGCTGAGCTGGCGCATCGATAA
- a CDS encoding RcnB family protein, which translates to MTKKTLALMMSLLLATSSFSGLTFAQGPNGQQEQKMLPNNNQNGGDRKNAPAANNNQRNVPNGNSHNNNKGNQAVKQVKQAPREQRNAANFRERDHFASGGNDFRKGHPVPQRFRGNDYRVNDWRARGLREPPAGQHWAYIDGNYVLIAAATGIITAILLNSALN; encoded by the coding sequence ATGACGAAAAAAACACTGGCACTAATGATGTCGTTACTTCTGGCGACAAGTTCCTTTTCAGGACTGACTTTTGCGCAGGGACCGAATGGACAGCAAGAGCAGAAGATGCTGCCAAACAACAATCAAAACGGTGGCGATCGTAAGAATGCGCCGGCGGCTAACAACAACCAAAGAAACGTACCTAACGGCAACAGCCACAACAATAACAAAGGGAACCAGGCGGTAAAACAGGTAAAGCAGGCTCCGCGTGAACAGCGGAATGCAGCCAACTTCCGTGAGCGGGACCATTTCGCATCCGGGGGAAATGATTTCAGGAAGGGGCATCCGGTGCCGCAACGTTTCCGTGGCAATGATTACCGGGTTAATGACTGGCGCGCCCGCGGTTTACGTGAGCCGCCCGCCGGTCAGCACTGGGCCTACATTGACGGTAACTATGTCTTGATTGCCGCCGCTACCGGGATAATCACGGCTATCCTTCTGAATAGCGCGCTGAACTAG
- the osmE gene encoding osmotically-inducible lipoprotein OsmE codes for MKNNRLLLCMAAAGVVLLSGCTTYNKAESLVTEPVVKDVKTGMTKQQVLQIAGPGSTEVRMRNARGTCSNYLLKNRDGTAQSYFVSYDETGHVLNKGFQSCEAYDTSPQR; via the coding sequence ATGAAAAATAATCGACTCTTGCTCTGTATGGCAGCGGCTGGTGTTGTTCTTCTTTCTGGGTGTACAACCTACAATAAAGCAGAAAGTCTGGTGACGGAACCCGTCGTGAAGGATGTGAAAACCGGGATGACGAAGCAGCAGGTTCTGCAGATTGCCGGACCGGGCTCAACGGAAGTACGGATGAGAAATGCGCGGGGAACGTGTAGTAATTATCTGTTGAAAAACCGCGATGGAACGGCGCAAAGCTACTTTGTCAGTTATGACGAAACCGGTCATGTGCTGAACAAGGGCTTCCAGAGCTGTGAAGCATACGATACTTCGCCACAACGATAA
- the nadE gene encoding ammonia-dependent NAD(+) synthetase, producing the protein MSLQQDIITALGVKSSIDPAKEIRVSVDFLKSYLAAHPFVKSLVLGISGGQDSTLTGKLCQTAITELRNETGNQDYQFIAVRLPYGVQADESDCQDAIAFIKPDKVLTVNIKPAVNASEATLRAIGIELSDFVKGNEKARERMKAQYSIAGMNAGLVVGTDHAAEAVTGFFTKYGDGGTDINPIFRLNKRQGKALLRELGCPPNLYTKAPTADLEDDRPSLPDEVALGVTYEKIDDYLEGKQIDAKDAAIIENWYLKTEHKRRPPVTVFDDFWR; encoded by the coding sequence ATGTCATTACAACAAGACATTATCACCGCGTTGGGCGTTAAAAGCAGTATTGACCCGGCGAAAGAAATCCGTGTCAGCGTTGATTTTTTAAAGAGTTATCTGGCAGCGCATCCGTTTGTGAAGTCGTTGGTTCTGGGCATCAGCGGCGGTCAAGACTCGACGCTGACCGGTAAACTGTGCCAGACGGCCATCACGGAATTGCGTAATGAAACCGGCAATCAGGATTATCAGTTCATCGCCGTGCGTTTACCTTATGGCGTACAGGCCGATGAGTCAGACTGCCAGGATGCCATTGCTTTCATTAAACCGGATAAGGTGCTGACGGTTAATATCAAACCTGCCGTCAACGCCAGTGAAGCCACGCTGAGAGCGATCGGCATTGAGCTGTCTGACTTTGTAAAAGGGAACGAAAAGGCGCGCGAACGGATGAAGGCGCAGTACAGCATCGCCGGGATGAATGCGGGCCTGGTGGTCGGAACGGACCATGCCGCAGAAGCGGTAACCGGCTTTTTCACCAAATACGGCGATGGCGGCACCGATATCAATCCGATATTCCGTCTGAATAAACGTCAGGGTAAGGCTCTGTTACGCGAATTGGGATGCCCGCCCAACCTTTATACCAAAGCGCCGACGGCCGACCTGGAGGACGATCGCCCTTCTCTGCCGGACGAAGTGGCGCTGGGCGTCACCTATGAAAAAATCGATGATTACCTCGAAGGTAAGCAGATTGATGCAAAAGATGCCGCGATCATTGAAAACTGGTATCTCAAAACCGAACATAAGCGTCGGCCGCCGGTTACCGTTTTCGACGACTTCTGGCGTTAA